A region from the Perca fluviatilis chromosome 16, GENO_Pfluv_1.0, whole genome shotgun sequence genome encodes:
- the inpp5kb gene encoding inositol polyphosphate 5-phosphatase K isoform X2 yields the protein MGSSNSQTTGLNVGKQIQSLDILLVTFVVCAQGVCGFFRTPQERHIKKGEEMSTGRLQSGGRDKFRLHMATWNVATAEPPEDVTSLLQLDVQPPTDLYVIGLQEVNATPVRFISDMLMEDSWSHVFMNTLAPRGFVKVTSMRMQGLLLLVFAKQIHLPYIRNIQTTYTRTGIFGYWGNKGGVTVRFSFYGHMVCLLNCHLAAHMNYALQRVDEIEYILETQEFDIADTPHVRDHKLVFWFGDLNFRIEDHGLHFLRSSINKERLNLLWDKDQLTMMKKKEPFLQEFEEGPLNFKPTYKFARNSETYDTSGKKRKPAWTDRILWRIKPKILPSEDDDEKASTSTDDDLDEYPLLVTQDKYTSDMSYGVSDHKPVIATFSLELRKCFDTPLVHVSPLGVWSADQDVLLNYTIQEDFMSSTWDWIGLYKVGFKSVFDYETFVWVREKELPELNEVIQLSVDKDEVPLLCGHYVLGYYSTNMQSIVGLSADFQILESKRAVMEGLVPDNINGLNE from the exons ATGGGCAGCAGCAACAGTCAAACAACGGGACTCAACGTAGGAAAGCAGATCCAGTCTCTCGACATCCTTTTGGTGACTTTCGTTGTCTGTGCGCAAGGGGTCTGTGGCTTTTTCCGGACACCACAAGAAAGACACATAAAGAAAG GGGAGGAAATGAGCACTGGAAGATTACAGAGTGGTGGGAGAGACAAGTTCAG GCTGCACATGGCAACCTGGAACGTGGCCACAGCGGAGCCTCCTGAAGATGTCACCTCGTTGCTGCAGCTAGATGTCCAGCCCCCCACAGACCTCTATGTGATTGG CCTGCAGGAGGTGAATGCCACCCCTGTGAGGTTTATCTCTGACATGTTAATGGAGGACTCTTGGAGCCACGTCTTTATGAACACACTGGCACCCAGAGGCTTTGTCAAg GTCACATCTATGAGGATGCAGGGTTTGCTGCTGCTGGTTTTTGCCAAACAAATTCATCTCCCCTACATCAGAAACATCCAGACCACCTACACTCGTACTGGCATCTTTGGCTACTGG GGTAATAAAGGAGGGGTGACCGTGCGTTTTTCCTTCTATGGCCACATGGTGTGCTTACTTAATTGCCACCTAGCAGCTCACATGAACTACGCTCTGCAGCGTGTTGATGAGATTGAGTACATCCTGGAGACACAAGAGTTTGACATCGCTGACACCCCACATGTCCGGGATCACAA GTTGGTATTCTGGTTTGGCGACCTGAACTTCCGCATTGAAGACCACGGCTTGCACTTCCTCCGCTCGTCCATCAACAAGGAGCGCCTTAATTTGCTGTGGGACAAAGACCAG CTCACCATGATGAAGAAGAAGGAACCCTTCCTGCAGGAATTTGAGGAAGGGCCATTAAATTTTAAACCCACCTACAAATTTGCCCGTAACTCTGAAACCTATGATACCAG TGGCAAGAAAAGGAAACCAGCCTGGACGGATCGGATTCTGTGGCGCATCAAACCCAAAATCCTGCCTTCagaggatgatgatgagaaGGCATCGACTTCTACTGATGATGACCTCGATGAGTATCCGCTCCTGGTCACTCAGGACAAGTACACCAGTGACATGAGTTACGGAGTCAGTGACCACAAGCCTGTCATTGCAACCTTCAGTCTGGAG CTGAGGAAGTGCTTTGACACGCCACTGGTGCACGTATCTCCCCTGGGTGTATGGAGCGCTGACCAGGATGTACTTCTTAACTACACCATCCAAGAGGACTTCATGTCCTCCACATGGGACTGGATCGGCTTGTATAAG GTGGGATTCAAGAGTGTGTTCGATTATGAAACCTTTGTTTGGGTTAGAGAGAAGGAGTTGCCAGAGCTAAATGAAGTCATACAG TTATCTGTGGATAAGGATGAGGTCCCTCTGCTGTGTGGACATTATGTTTTGGGTTACTACAGTACAAACATGCAAAGCATCGTCGGCCTCAGCGCTGACTTCCAG ATTCTGGAGTCAAAGCGTGCCGTCATGGAAGGTCTCGTTCCTGACAACATCAATGGACTCAACGAATAA
- the inpp5kb gene encoding inositol polyphosphate 5-phosphatase K isoform X1 gives MDPFTFSPRLRSDSMSSSASQGSRSKMLLRQRLSQLLTCIEDMSSDDEASEEVSRTLDEAFQLCGCSIPTDTFRLHMATWNVATAEPPEDVTSLLQLDVQPPTDLYVIGLQEVNATPVRFISDMLMEDSWSHVFMNTLAPRGFVKVTSMRMQGLLLLVFAKQIHLPYIRNIQTTYTRTGIFGYWGNKGGVTVRFSFYGHMVCLLNCHLAAHMNYALQRVDEIEYILETQEFDIADTPHVRDHKLVFWFGDLNFRIEDHGLHFLRSSINKERLNLLWDKDQLTMMKKKEPFLQEFEEGPLNFKPTYKFARNSETYDTSGKKRKPAWTDRILWRIKPKILPSEDDDEKASTSTDDDLDEYPLLVTQDKYTSDMSYGVSDHKPVIATFSLELRKCFDTPLVHVSPLGVWSADQDVLLNYTIQEDFMSSTWDWIGLYKVGFKSVFDYETFVWVREKELPELNEVIQLSVDKDEVPLLCGHYVLGYYSTNMQSIVGLSADFQILESKRAVMEGLVPDNINGLNE, from the exons ATGGACCCGTTTACATTCAGTCCACGTTTGCGCTCAGACAGTATGAGCAGCTCAGCATCTCAGGGCTCCAGGTCCAAGATGCTCCTCCGCCAGCGTTTGTCTCAGCTGCTGACCTGCATAGAGGACATGAGCTCTGACGACGAAGCCAGTGAAGAAGTGTCCCGCACGCTGGACGAAGCGTTTCAGCTCTGCGGGTGCTCCATTCCCACAGACACATTCAG GCTGCACATGGCAACCTGGAACGTGGCCACAGCGGAGCCTCCTGAAGATGTCACCTCGTTGCTGCAGCTAGATGTCCAGCCCCCCACAGACCTCTATGTGATTGG CCTGCAGGAGGTGAATGCCACCCCTGTGAGGTTTATCTCTGACATGTTAATGGAGGACTCTTGGAGCCACGTCTTTATGAACACACTGGCACCCAGAGGCTTTGTCAAg GTCACATCTATGAGGATGCAGGGTTTGCTGCTGCTGGTTTTTGCCAAACAAATTCATCTCCCCTACATCAGAAACATCCAGACCACCTACACTCGTACTGGCATCTTTGGCTACTGG GGTAATAAAGGAGGGGTGACCGTGCGTTTTTCCTTCTATGGCCACATGGTGTGCTTACTTAATTGCCACCTAGCAGCTCACATGAACTACGCTCTGCAGCGTGTTGATGAGATTGAGTACATCCTGGAGACACAAGAGTTTGACATCGCTGACACCCCACATGTCCGGGATCACAA GTTGGTATTCTGGTTTGGCGACCTGAACTTCCGCATTGAAGACCACGGCTTGCACTTCCTCCGCTCGTCCATCAACAAGGAGCGCCTTAATTTGCTGTGGGACAAAGACCAG CTCACCATGATGAAGAAGAAGGAACCCTTCCTGCAGGAATTTGAGGAAGGGCCATTAAATTTTAAACCCACCTACAAATTTGCCCGTAACTCTGAAACCTATGATACCAG TGGCAAGAAAAGGAAACCAGCCTGGACGGATCGGATTCTGTGGCGCATCAAACCCAAAATCCTGCCTTCagaggatgatgatgagaaGGCATCGACTTCTACTGATGATGACCTCGATGAGTATCCGCTCCTGGTCACTCAGGACAAGTACACCAGTGACATGAGTTACGGAGTCAGTGACCACAAGCCTGTCATTGCAACCTTCAGTCTGGAG CTGAGGAAGTGCTTTGACACGCCACTGGTGCACGTATCTCCCCTGGGTGTATGGAGCGCTGACCAGGATGTACTTCTTAACTACACCATCCAAGAGGACTTCATGTCCTCCACATGGGACTGGATCGGCTTGTATAAG GTGGGATTCAAGAGTGTGTTCGATTATGAAACCTTTGTTTGGGTTAGAGAGAAGGAGTTGCCAGAGCTAAATGAAGTCATACAG TTATCTGTGGATAAGGATGAGGTCCCTCTGCTGTGTGGACATTATGTTTTGGGTTACTACAGTACAAACATGCAAAGCATCGTCGGCCTCAGCGCTGACTTCCAG ATTCTGGAGTCAAAGCGTGCCGTCATGGAAGGTCTCGTTCCTGACAACATCAATGGACTCAACGAATAA